The Prionailurus bengalensis isolate Pbe53 chromosome C2, Fcat_Pben_1.1_paternal_pri, whole genome shotgun sequence DNA segment tgaatgtgtgtatgtatgtgtatggttttctgtttgtttgtttatatttccaCTATCATGATGCTATGATCATTTTTCGCATCAGTTTCAGAATATGGTTCTTAATTGTTGCATTTCATGGCCTCTTATGGAACTATCATTACTCACTAACCCCTTCTtcattaggttgtttccagtatttctgttataaaaatgcttcaacGAGCATCCTTACCCAGAAATCTTTGTGTGCATCTCTCATTACTTTATTAGCTTTCTAAAGttagttttctaaataaaatttaactttttcacTTAACTGAGACCAAGAAGAAgtattaatttatacatttaaaaagcttgtttggttaatagtttttaaagaaaatctgaaaaaaaaaattacataaaccaTCCAAGGCCTTTTGGCGTTTGAGGGGTTGCTGTCTTAGAGTCTCCCAAAGGCCTGTCTGAGCTACTGTAGAGCTTTGGTGCTGGTGTCGTTTGAAAGGGCAGTTGTCCCTTTCTCGGGCTATCCTGTGTTCTCGATttccataataattttaattttaaacttctaCATCACTGTCAGATAATATGTCCTAAACATCAGAGCAAATTTCCAGATTTTTCGATTTGGAAATGTAATCACTATAACTATAACCAATTTCAGTATGTTTGCCTTAGAACAGAGCACTTATATTTAGgaatttgcctttctgtttttacaaagtctcatttgcttcattttaaataaaggcaaTTTTATGTAGAAAAGAAGTTGGTGATAGTGAAGTTAATTGCAAGAATTTTCCTTTGTGAATAATGTAAAATGAAGCCACTGTGTTCCAGATTTAGTCTTGACTGTCTAGATTAATTTCAGCAAATCCCATAAGAGAGTCGCAGAAGCATTTCATCACTTGATACtgctttgaaaagtaaaaatacatttataaagatATGTAAAGTTGACTCTAAGATAAATTAGCAAAATTAGTGCCTCTGAAATCTAAATTACTCTAAATGGGTATATCTTGTAGAGAAACAGAAATGTTAACAACTCTGGATTGTGAATGTAATGCTAATCATAGCAATAATGATGATGACACTATCAAACATGTATATAGTGTAGCAGACACTTTTTTCTGTGCTTGATATCTGCTCTCCTACTTAATATTTACAGTTACTCTGTGAGGTAGACATAACCCTGCTGTTTAGATGAGGACATGGAAGCAAAGAAAGGTTAAAGTAGCTTGTCCAGAATGAATTCCAAAAATGATTCAGTAAGAGTTCTAGATCAGAAGAGcaatatattatattttccttGGGAAAATATAGATGGGCAATTAAACATTAACATTGTAACACATGTAACAAAATCTAtcaaaattgctttcttttttttttttaactttttaaaatctttatttatttttgagagagagacagagtgtgagcaggggaggagcagagagagagggagacacagaatctgaagcaggctccaggctccgagcccgacgcggggctcaaactcatgaatcgtgagatcatgacctgagccgaagtcggatgctcaactgactgagccacccaggcgcccctcaaaattgCCTTCTATTATGCtttgtgaaggagagagacacagggacacaGTTGGAAGGTTAttgcaaaaggaaaaggaagatgagccagagagagagagaaaatatgaaaaaataaactctggagaaaaaaaggaggagagaattaaggaacaaaggaaaaggagacagagttAAGGAAGGGAACAGAGTGGAAGAGAGCAAGGAAATGGAGAAGAGGCCCAGATGGTCtaaagaaagaagagcaaagtggTGTGAAGGGCGGAACAAGGTGTAAGATTAGAAGGTGGTGCCTGGTAGGGCCACATTGGAACCCAAGAGGAACAGGAAAATCACTAGTAATGATCCTGTCTTCATTGAGCATTTTTACAAATGTACCTCATGGATTTCTTTGATTAATACGGATTTTTACTGTTACAGGAAAATATTATCTTGATTATTGAGTCTGCTGGCATCTCATTAAATTTCATGCTCAATATAAATGCCTCCTTGTGCTCATCTTGGTCCTGGCCCTACCTTCCATTCCCAGTGGTTATCAAAAGTTACTACCTGTCATACTAGGCTGTTTTATGTTAACACCTGGCTTATTCTACAGATGGTCATACAATTCCTGGCATCCTCACCCCACAGGGCTCTCAGTGTCctcagttttccttctttcccccaatTGTCAAAACTTCTGCTCAGAATTTACCTTCTCTAGTCTACCGAGCATCTGATAATGCTCCGTTTTGCTTTGCCTCTAACATGCTGCTTACTAATCAAAGACTAACTGGGGTGCTTGCTATTCTGAGTGTTATGGAAAGAGGGTCAGCTTTGCATTCTGATCCCAgttccaaaaccaaataatcttgTGATTTGGCACCTCTCCAGTGACTGTACGTCTCTGGATTTTAGATTCCTCACTATAAAAAGAAGAGTTTTAATAAATGATTCATATGGACCTTTTGGCTAAAATAATCTATAATCCTATGACTgcctttgttttcatctttagaTCTCTCATATTTCACACACAGTTGGCCTTTGGGCTCTTAATAGCAGGAGAAGTATACATGTActgaattttagaacattttctggAGGACTAGTACAATCAAACCAAAAGTTATATTCACCCCATGGCCTATAGGTGTTCTATGACTCTGttttaggaaatgaaataaatttattctcACTGCTTATTGGGAGCCATGTATACATATTCGTTTTGATCTGTGCTAGAAGAGGTTATTAATCtgaaattaaatcaaatttataaGACAGATAACTTTATATTCTCCTACAAACTTGTGCTACTTGATGACATTTTTCATTGACTTCTGAGTCCAGTGATTTATCAAAGGGAAACTGACTGTTTGTCACACAGTCTTGGACCTTAAGTACATGACATAAATTTATTTGCTCTGACAAATGAGTTGGAActattttttctccccctcccctcccccccccattccttTAAAGATGTTCATAAATTACAAACTTCTGAAGATTGGTTTCAAATTCTGCCACTTCATTTCTGACCTTAattaattcttttgaaaaaactCACATGCCTTAACTCAGAAAGTCTCTGTAGCCtgcctttattgagatatttccTCAGCTTCAAATAGCAAATGATTGCATCTAAAACCATCGCAGAAACCAGTTAAATAGATTAACTTTCATTCCTTCCTTATGTAAGAATTCTAGGATTGTAAAGACTTAGTGAAATTCTTCTAATCCAACCAAAGGGAAGTACGTTTTTAGGGCTAAGATtgtttatatctgtatctatatcccCAGAATGCAGCATCATGGAGTTTGAAACATAATGAAATATACCTCCCAGAGCCTGCGATATGGTTATGTGGGTTGTACctgcacaagagcaggggaggacaaGGAGACAAGTGGGAATGGAAATGCAGGCTCCACTCAGCTAGACGAGATATGAGGCCACTGGGCTGaaaccctcctcctcccccacctgtgaGGGAAGCTGTTCTTATTTATACAAAGATGCCCATTGACTGCTAGCTCTCTGCTAAAGTGCGCAGACGCGTGCATCTCCCCCGGCCGCCATCACATTTCAAGTGGACAACTCAAGACAagttctcaataaaaattttctctctttattcagtGGGTATATTCTAGTGATgaatgatttatattttcttaaataaagattaattagGCATACTCAACTTTCAAGTTATGAAAGTGGTATTTTTAGTATGTAACTCAAAATATAACAATGGCCCTGAAAGAAACTTTGATTTGAAATAGAGTTCCTAGACTTAATGATTGAGTTCCAGGAGTAAGCCAGATAGGAAtgaaaaacattatatttttgGTAATGGATAGGAAGCCTCTGAACAAAGATCAAACCTGAATTCTCTCATAGGCACATGTATCTTCCCGACAATCCATGGTGGTCAGAATAATCCAACGGTAAATAAATAATAGGCCAACAGTGATTCTTAGCTGACTCTACTGGACTCAGTTGACTAGTGGTGATAGTTGGAATGGTTAAGACTGGTACTGTTCATGTAGATGGTCACAGGATATACATTCATGAACCTGAAGAAATAGGCAATTCTGATTCTTGCACATCTCTAGAGATGATTACAGGGATTACCTCATAAGTTTCAAAACTTGAACAGGTGCCATTGCTCATCTCTTATGAGAACTTTCTTAAgctgaaataaaagcaataatgaaaaGGATTGCTCATCACTGTCATACCACCATCAGTATTCATTAGTATTCTCCTTCCATAAATATCGCATGTTATGCAAAGAATGAGGTTCTAAAGATAAATTTCCAACAAGTAAGAATGAGCTAAATTTGACTATAAAAAGGGAATTTCCTTCAGCCTGTTTAAATGCACATTCTTGTTTTTGACACATTTCAAATTTAcatggacattcttttttttcctgtataagAACTGAGTTCTTTATAAAATGCATATTGTATGAAgataaatgcttaaaatatttatactaacTTAGAAAGAATCGTTAGTTTTACCTAAGGGTGCAAAAAATGGTGATATGAATCAACACTTAGAAGTAAAGCTGAAAAGCTGTTGTTTTTATGTTGTTCAATATGTCAgtatacattataattattttttaggaGAAGAATTTTCTGTGCTGGAGTCATTTTTCTCCGCCATCGCAGAGAAAAGGCAAGAATTTACATTTAATCTTGCCAATGCCCTCTACCTTCAAGAAGGATTCACAGTGAAAGAACAGTATCTCCATAGCAACAAGGAGTTTTTTCAGAGTGCCATAAAACTGGTGGATTTTCAAGATGCAAAGGCTTCTGCAGAGACAATAAGTACCTGGGTAGAAAGCAAAACAGATGGTAAAGTTTCCCATTTTCGTAAAATCATTATTTGCCATTGTATGCATGGTTTTTAATATCCTAAAGTAAAGAATGGTTGAATATTTTCCTGTTAAACTGTGGCTCAGAGGAATCAAACCTCCCATTTTGCTTCCCTGTTATTCAAATTAATACTAAATTGTAAAACTGAGAGAAATTGTCAGCTGCGTTGaaaagcatacagatttttttcagcGACGCCTATTTAGagaatttttaatggaaaacttTCAATAATAAGTTTTGTTTAAGCATAGGTTTTTAATCTACGGCAGCCGAAGTAATATCTTGGGCCAGGTAAAAATTAGATCTGTCAGCCTCAACTGCCTTCTTTCCCACATATACTGTAAATAATTAACACATCTCAGTTGGATGGgttaatgtttaataataaatgtgGATAACCCTATCATAAACATGGTAATCTAAACTTTAATCTCAATATAAGCTAGCAAAAATTCCTCAGGGATTTTGGAGTGACATAGTAGAAAGAATACAAACTTAAAGTCCTtcagatctgagttcaaatcctaaccGGTTCTAAGCTATGCCCTATCTAAGATGAGgatactattaaaatatttcaggattATTAGCAGGTTTGATAATAATGTATGAGAAATAACAAGCATATATCAGGCCTTGATTAAcagtagtttgtttctttgttcattcattctgctACCAAAAATTATGATGATATATGATGCTACCATATTCTTGATAGGAAGCGTCATTCAGGGAGGCATGGTTCAAAATGTGAGATGGGTGTTCTGAGCAGCGTTCACAGGAAAGTCCCATTGATGGGACACAAAATGAATATCCCTAGACAGCTCCATGGCACTCATTCATGCTTTTATCTCTTAACTGAAATAGTCACTGGACATAGAAATAGCCGACTGGTTGTTTAGAGGAAGAAAATCATACTAACAACACCATTCTTGTCCCTTCCCAATGGTCAGTGGCTCTAGCCACAGGAATAGAAGGTTTGAGTGTACCACTGACTTATTAATTCTGATTGACCTGCTGGAGAAACttgaaataaagtttgaaaatcatCAATAAATATGCAGGAAGGGACATTCcgttttcattctttctggctGAAAAACGATTTAGACAAACAAGCTCGCCGAAGAGAGTCCAATAGCAGGTCTGTCCAGGTTTGCCTAAGACAATCTCGTATCTCCGGTTTCCTAGTGAGATCTCATTTGTACCTGTGTCTAAGTGAAATCAGTAACAGTGCTCCTCTTTACTCTCAAAATTGCCAAGGCTAGATGATAAAGCACCCCGTTTATAATGACCTGCAGAAGAAATTTGTGCTTTAATTCTATTTAAGGCATTCCACTGAGTCGCTCTTGCAcatctctttctgcctcctcctgcACCCCCTTCacagggaaaattaaaaacatgttttccgGGGAAGAATTTGGCCCTCTGACTCGGCTCATCCTGGTGAATGCTGTTTATTTCAAGGGCGATTGGAAGCAGAAGTTCACAAAAGAGAACACACAGTTGATGAATTTTACTAAGAAAGATGGTGCAGCAGTCAAAGTTCCAATGATGAAGGCTCTTTTGAGAACAAAATATGGTGAGGTGAGAAATCCTGCTTTGAAGCATGATTTGGGGAATTGCCAAGaatatttaatagtttatttCTCCGTTCCAGGCTATTTTTCTGAATCCTCCGTGAACTACCAGGTTTTGGAATTACCTTATAAAGGTGACGAGTTTAGTTTAATCATCATACTCCCTGCAGAAGATGtgaacatagaagaaatggaaaagcgcATTACTGCGCATCGAATCCTGAAGTGGTTCTCTGAGATGCAAGAAGAGGAAGTGGAAATCAGCCTCCCTAGGTTGGTAACGTTATTTTATTATTCCAGTTCTTAGGTTTTCACTCATGGAGGAATTTGAATAGCTGGctaaaagataacaaatatttgaaaaggctATTGtcgaaaagaaaaatgcatttggaaGTGTAGCTCCACTTTATGGAACCACTGTTCCATAAGCACTGTTTTGCCACGTGGGGGACTGAATTTAAGCACCCAGTATTCTCTGCAATAGATGAAGAGGTGTAAGTGTTCAAGCTAGAACATCaggataaaaaggaatttttattctttttagtataTAAACGTACCTTTCTCTAATCTCttaattggaattttaaatatCTGTCTTCTGTTACATTTAAGGAAGATGAAATCCCCCAACCACTTAAGGTACCACAATTAAAAGATGTGTTACACCAGCTTTGACCACCGGTGCTCCAACAGTCATTGAATTTAAATAGAGTCCTATGGAGAGTTTTAGGTAGTTAATACAAAGTGGAAATTGCAAAGGCTTATCTCAGGAAACAAGAATATAAACACTGATTTCTAAATATCATGCTTCTAGCCAACAGGAGAAACTTCAGAGTAAGTTATGCCCAAATAACTCAATTCACATTCtatctcaactttttaaaagaggCAGATGTCTAATAGGTGATATTCTGTTCTTTCGTTTCTAAAATTTTCTGCAGACTCATC contains these protein-coding regions:
- the SERPINI2 gene encoding serpin I2, which codes for MDKILLWSLLLICSGSQASRPLAQRNIKFAVDLYQAICLSHKDNIIFSPLGTTLVLGMVQLGAKGNAQEQIRQTLKLQENSTGEEFSVLESFFSAIAEKRQEFTFNLANALYLQEGFTVKEQYLHSNKEFFQSAIKLVDFQDAKASAETISTWVESKTDGKIKNMFSGEEFGPLTRLILVNAVYFKGDWKQKFTKENTQLMNFTKKDGAAVKVPMMKALLRTKYGYFSESSVNYQVLELPYKGDEFSLIIILPAEDVNIEEMEKRITAHRILKWFSEMQEEEVEISLPRFKVEQKLDFKEALYSLNITEIFSGGCDLSGITDSAEVFVSQVMQHVFFEINEDGSEAAASTGMNIPVIMSLAQNQFTANRPFLFIVKNSPTDSILFMGKVTNPDTQKMKARDLDSL